A stretch of DNA from candidate division KSB1 bacterium:
TATCTTTTTCATTTTCTTACCCTGGCTACGCTCATAAACAGCTTTTCATATTGATCCGTTATCCGTTCCCAACAATAGCGGTCGCGGACTTGCCTGGCCACTTTGCGACGTAATTCTTCAACCACGGCCGGATGATCCAAAAGCATTTGCATTTTTTCCGCGAGGTCCTGATCATCCGTCGGCGAAAAGTAGATGCCGGCATCTTGGAGAACCTCGCGATGTTCGGGCACGTCGTTGGCCAGAACACAATTGCCGAACCCCATTGCTTCCACCAGCGCCGGATGTGTCCCGCCGACTTCCGTCGCCTGTACATAAAAATAGGCGTTGCTTTGCAATTCTCTGTATCCTTGACCAAAGATGTAGCCTGTAAAAATGATACGCGGATCCGCCGTCTGTTTGAGCGCCTCGATATAGGCGCGATTATACGGCGCATCGCCGACCATGACCAGCTTTTTATCGGTTCTCACTTTCTCGAATGCTCTTACGACGCGGTGCGGATTGTTCTCCGGCTCCATTCGACTGACATAGAGCACATATTGCCGCGGTTCGAGTCCGAGCCGTTCCAAGAT
This window harbors:
- a CDS encoding glycosyltransferase; translated protein: MKIAVMGIRGIPANYGGFETFAEELSTRLVQRGHQVTVFGRSNIIQYEGKFYRGVCIEILPTISHKYFDTVAHTFLCTLKSFFTHYDVVFICNSANALFSFIPRLMGKPVVLNVDGLEWKRQKWNFAGKLYYRISEWLATFLPNAIVSDAREVQRYYYRRFKKESTFIPYGAPEGPVESKEILERLGLEPRQYVLYVSRMEPENNPHRVVRAFEKVRTDKKLVMVGDAPYNRAYIEALKQTADPRIIFTGYIFGQGYRELQSNAYFYVQATEVGGTHPALVEAMGFGNCVLANDVPEHREVLQDAGIYFSPTDDQDLAEKMQMLLDHPAVVEELRRKVARQVRDRYCWERITDQYEKLFMSVARVRK